The genomic region GATGCAGTGGAAAAgctctgcaaggaaagaaaaagtcatcCTGTACATCTTAAAACTCCCTCCCACATGAATGGCTTATGTTTTAACATGGCCCCTTGCAATGGCCCAGACTGGCAAATTTTACcctgtttttttctcaaggctgaGAGGACAGCGTGGGGATTAGGAGGGGTGGTGCAGCTCATGGAACTCTGCTGACTTGTATATGTCTGATGTCAGCACTCTGACTACCAGTCTCTTCTCAGCTCCTGGAGAGCTCTTCTCCAGTGGGAGCACATTGCTTGCATAAGGGTTCAGGTTCGTTCACACTGATGACTGTGAACCTTCATTCTTTCCAGCTACAGAATGGGTTGGTGTCTCCTATCGACCACAGGCAGTTCTTCTGtctcactgctgttttgctgttggACAAATGATTTTGGCTGGCTTGAGTTATGGTATTCGTAACTGGAGGTTGCTGCAAATTGTAGGATCTGCTCCTATATttatccttttcctcttcatctgGTAAGTGGCAGGTGGGCAGTGAGCTCCTTGCAAACATGACAAATGCTGGAGGggcttctgcagagctcagcacgtCTCCCTAAGATGTGCAccactgagagcagcagcagctttcactCAGGTCCTCAACTGTGGCCTCCGTGACCTAGAAGTAGGGCTGGAAAGCCTGAGCTGAAGCTGTGTTTAGACCCATCCATCTCACATCATGCCTGTTGCAGAACCTGGTGGCAGGGGAACGACCTATGAGGAAGCTCAGCAGGTCACAGTGGTGTTTTCTGCTCTCATCTCTTTGGCAGGGTGCTACCAGAGTCAGCTCGCTGGCTGGTGGCAAAAGGCAAAATAGAAGAAGCTAAGAAGTACCTTAAGAAGGCAGCATCTGTCAACAAACGCAccattcctgcagcactgctcgACCAGGTACCAGCAATGGCATGGCTTGTTGACCCCAGGGGCTGCctctgtgcttgcagcccagggGCAGCGTGATTAGGCCAGTAAATAAAGACCTGGGAAGAAGCTGGTGTTTCCAATTCAGAAAAGATTTGTAGAAGATTTTAGGGTGGGGGTCATTTGGTAAAGAGCTTTCCACGTACGCTGGGGACCGTTTAATGATGGGTGAT from Numida meleagris isolate 19003 breed g44 Domestic line unplaced genomic scaffold, NumMel1.0 unplaced_Scaffold1343, whole genome shotgun sequence harbors:
- the LOC110390565 gene encoding solute carrier family 22 member 13-like, whose amino-acid sequence is ATEKCSSGWVYPTAQQPSLLTEFDLVCDRKNLNDISQSVYMLGMFLGALIFGLLSDRFGRRPVLLISILLEGLFGVGIALVPHFYVYLAFRCVVGASVSGIMMTLLALATEWVGVSYRPQAVLLSHCCFAVGQMILAGLSYGIRNWRLLQIVGSAPIFILFLFIWVLPESARWLVAKGKIEEAKKYLKKAASVNKRTIPAALLDQVPAMAWLVDPRGCLCACSPGAA